DNA from Sphingomonas psychrotolerans:
AGCGAGACTAATTGATTGACGGCATTGAACAGCCGTCCTCGTCGAAAGCCTCAGACGGATGCCGATCTGCCGAACGCGATGTCACGCGATCGGCGAAGCGGGGACTTGTGTGCGAGAGGCGGCGACTTGGGAGGTACTGGCCGGTGACGCCGGCTGCTTTTCGGGGGAATATCGATGACGAAGATCAGCAACGTGCACGCTTCCGCTTTCACTCTGCGCACCCCGGTAGGATTTTGCGGGCACGTCACGCGCCAAGAGGTCGGGGGACCGGTCTGCATCGGCGTAATCGTCGGCACCTATCTCATCGGGGGATAGCGGCCGAGCGGGATCGGCCGCGGCGATCCCGCCGCGGCCCATCCTTGCCGCTCGAATTAAACGTCCGCGCACTGGCCAAGCATCGATCCCGCCGCTGTCCTTAGAGCCGGCGACCTTGAATCGTGCCTGGCGCTGGAGGATTATGTATGATTTCCGGACCGGAACTTCGGAACTATTTCATGCGGGCGGAGCAGGCCCGGGGCGGCGCGTTGCCGACCAGCCTGCCGGCGCATCACTGGCGCCTGCAGCCCGCGCTGGCTGCGCTTCATGGCGAGCTCGACGAGCTCAGCCATCCAACCGTCGATGCCGTGCGGGATGTAGTGGAAACTGCCTTTGCCGACACGGACTGGATCGACGGCTGGATCGCCGCGATGGCGCAGGACGCGCTTCGCGACGCCTATTTCGAACCGCCGCTCGCGCCGACCGGGAACGGGTTCCAGCGCGGGGTCGCAGTGTTCGCGCACCGTCATGTCAACATCGCGCTGAACAACCTGCCGGTGGACGTGTTGGCCGCGAAGAAGATGCAGCGCGGCGGCCCCACGGCGATCACCTTCACTGGCACCGTATCGGTGCAGAAATTCCTGCGAGCGGGCGGGGCATTGCTGCAGATGTGGGGCGCTCCGGAAGTATCGGGCAATTTCAGCCTGGATGACGGGCTGGCATGTCGCCCGGCCGGGCATCGCGCGCTGGAAGACGCCGACATCGTGACGCTCGACGGCCGCACGCAGAGCTATGTCATCGAGCATGCAATCGCCGACATCGTCGTGCTGCAGGCCGAGATCCTGCTCGATCGGGCGCCGCTGCTCGTGGAATATGATTCGGAGGATCTGACGGCCGTCGCGGCGTGCAGTACCAGTGATGCGGCGTCGCGCAGCCAGATGCTGCTCACCTTCCTCGCGACGCTGGGGCGAAGCGAGGACGACGCGGTGGTCGAGCCTTTCACCCATGACGACAGCTTCTTTCTGCGCTGGCACGCGACGACGGAGCTGTTCCGCCTGAACGAGGGCCGCGCACGCGCTCGGCTCCACGCGATGGCTGACCGGGATCCGCACCCCGATCTGCGCGCGGCGGCGCGAAACGCGCTGGGCGTGCTCGGGGCGGAGGCTGGCGCATGCCACGCGTGATCGAAGCCGCTACGCGCCACCGCGCCGAGCTCGGCGATTTGATCGAAGCGCTCGAGAGTGGCCGGTTCGATGCGCGCGACGAGGATTGTTTTGCGTCCTTCGGCGACGGCTTGAAGGCACTCGCCAACAATCGCGATTTCCTTGCCGATATGATCGTCGATGAGCTCAAACAGCATTGCCGCGATCAGAGCGCGCAGAATGTCTATGGGCCGCAAGTAGTGATCCTGCACCAGTCGCGGGACTTCTTTCTTCGCGCCAATTTCTGGCCGTCCGAGGCTGACCGGCTTTTGCAGGAGAACGGCCATGAGGCGTTCTTCTACCATGTGCCCCACGACCACAATTTCTCGTTCCTGACCGCTGGCTATATGGGCCCCGGCTATTGGAGCGACTATTACGAGTATGACTATGAGACGTTCGCCGGCGCTATCGGGGACGAAGCGGACCTGCGCTTCGTCGAACGCTCGCGGCTCGAGCAAGGCAAGATCCTGCTCTATCGCGCGCATCGCGACGTCCATGCCCAACTGCCTGCCGACGAACTTTCGGTGTCGCTCAACGTCATGGAGCGGGCGCCGCACCTGAGCTTCCGCGACCAATATCGCTTCGATGCCGAGGGCAAGACCGTTGCCGCGCATCTGACCCGCAGCGCCGTTGAGCCACTGCTGGCCTTGTGCGCGCAACTGGGCGGCGGCGACGGTCGGGACCTCGTCGAATCCTTCGCCGCGCATCACCCGAGCGACCGGATTCAGTTCAGCGCGCTAACTGCGCTCGCCTCGGCGCAAGTCAGTCTCGAGGACCGACTGGCGGTGTTCGAGCGCGGATCGCGCGACGCCAACCCGTTTATCGCCCGGATGGCCGCCCGCCACTGCGCCGCAGTTGAAGCCGGGCGCCCCTGGATCCAGCGATCCGTCCATTGAGGAGGTGCTGCAATGCGCGTGCATATCACACTGCCCACCAATGCTCCGTTTCAGGCAACTGCAACCTGGGGCACCGCAGAGAGCGAGGCGTCCGAATCCGAATGGTGCGGCCGCGTCGCTGCGGACATCGCCCGCTCGCGTGGCCTGCAGCGCCGGCTGCTCGCGGACTTTCACATGGCCGATCCGGTGTGGGACATGCTGCTCGACCTGTATCTGTCCGAGCGTAAGGGCGTGCGGGTTTCAATCTCGGACCTTGCTTTAGCCGCGGGCGTGCCGCGCAGCACCGGGGTGCGCTGGGTCGGCAACCTGATCGAGACGGGCACGCTCAGCAGCGAGCCAGATGCGTGCGACGGCCGTCGCACCTGGGTGGAACTAAGCCCCGAATCGCGCGCAGCGCTGGAGCGCTATTTCCTCGAAGTGGCCCGCACGCTTGCCCGTCTCCCGGGCGCTTCGCAGAAATGCTCTCAAGTTGAGAGCAACTCACGGCTCCAAGTCTTGACCGTATAGAATAATAAGAACAACATTCAACTGTCAGAAAGCAACTGACAGATCAATAAGGACCGGGCTATTGCCCATAAGATGGAGAACAAAAGTGAGAAAATATCAGGTTCATAACTTGCCTTCTCTCGATTTCGAGGTCGGAATGCTTGTCGAGCAGCGCGGAGAGGCCGTTATTTGTAGCCTAACCGCGGGTATCGCCTCGATTATCGGCGCGATCTTCTTCGCCGACGCCGACCAACTCTAACACACGCACAAAGGGGAAATTCCATGTTCGACACCAACAAGTTGCCCGCCCTGGACCTCGAAGTCGGTGCTCCCGGCTCGGCCCGTCATACGCCGGTCGTCGCCGGCCAGGTCATCGCCGGCATCATCATCGGCGTTGTGATCGCGGTCACCAACGACGCAGTCAGCGCCGAATAATCGCTTGCGGGCGCGGCATCTTCGCCGCGCCCGCAAACACCTGACGGGATCGGGTGACCCGTTCCGATCCGCATGAGGGAAACGACATGAAGAATCTCAAGGATATCATGGCGGTAGTGACGGCCCCCGAGTTCCGTCCCGGCCTGCTGGAAGATAACAAGCGCAGCGTCAGCTATTACAATGACTATCTCGGCTTCGGCGATCTCAAGCGGATCTTGGCGGCGAACGAAGACATGACGCCGGCGGAAGTGTTCCGCCTGTGCGATGTCTTCTTCACCGAAGACCGTATCCAGTCGGTCGTCGCCGAGGAGCAGCGCTGCGCCGACCGCAATCCTTTTTATGGCTCCTCGTTCCAGCCGATCGGCGGCGAATTCTTCGGCGGCATGGTGCTCGCCTCGACCGACCAGTTCACGGCGATGCTGCTGGCGCTCGACGGCTTCGAAATCGATCTCGCCAAGCAGCGCTATGGCGAGCGGCGCACGCTGACCTTCGGCGGGCAGGAGACCTATCTCAAATTCTTCCGCGCGCACGAATTTCCGCTGCAGTCGTGGAAGATCCCGACCTTCGGCGACGATGATGACCTTCACACGCTCGATCTTCGCTTCGAGGAGGGCGATCGATTCGACTGCAAGGCCGGCGAATCGCTCCACTTCAAGGCCAATGAATCGTTCGAATATTCCGCGAAGGCGGGATCGCACGCGCTGGTGCTGCAGATCCAGATGTACCGCGGCGGGATGCCGATGGCGCTCGAATTTGACTTCGATACGCGCCGCATGGTCGGCGCCAGCTCGCCCGCGCAGGAGCCGACGCGGCTGCAGATGCTCGCCACCGCGATGCGCCTGTTCGGCCGCCAGGACAGCTGCGACCAGCTGGAGCGGCTGCTCGAACATCCGTCGCATTATGTCCGCTGGCATACGATGCGCGAGTATCTTGGGCTCAACCTCGAGCGCGCCTGGCCGCATCTCGAGCGCATGCGCGACCAGGATCCGCAGGCCGCGGTGCGCCGCGCCGCGCAGCGCACAATCGAAATGCTCAGCGAGGAAATGCCGGCCA
Protein-coding regions in this window:
- a CDS encoding helix-turn-helix domain-containing protein, yielding MRVHITLPTNAPFQATATWGTAESEASESEWCGRVAADIARSRGLQRRLLADFHMADPVWDMLLDLYLSERKGVRVSISDLALAAGVPRSTGVRWVGNLIETGTLSSEPDACDGRRTWVELSPESRAALERYFLEVARTLARLPGASQKCSQVESNSRLQVLTV
- a CDS encoding HEAT repeat domain-containing protein; amino-acid sequence: MKNLKDIMAVVTAPEFRPGLLEDNKRSVSYYNDYLGFGDLKRILAANEDMTPAEVFRLCDVFFTEDRIQSVVAEEQRCADRNPFYGSSFQPIGGEFFGGMVLASTDQFTAMLLALDGFEIDLAKQRYGERRTLTFGGQETYLKFFRAHEFPLQSWKIPTFGDDDDLHTLDLRFEEGDRFDCKAGESLHFKANESFEYSAKAGSHALVLQIQMYRGGMPMALEFDFDTRRMVGASSPAQEPTRLQMLATAMRLFGRQDSCDQLERLLEHPSHYVRWHTMREYLGLNLERAWPHLERMRDQDPQAAVRRAAQRTIEMLSEEMPAIAAE
- a CDS encoding transposase yields the protein MPRVIEAATRHRAELGDLIEALESGRFDARDEDCFASFGDGLKALANNRDFLADMIVDELKQHCRDQSAQNVYGPQVVILHQSRDFFLRANFWPSEADRLLQENGHEAFFYHVPHDHNFSFLTAGYMGPGYWSDYYEYDYETFAGAIGDEADLRFVERSRLEQGKILLYRAHRDVHAQLPADELSVSLNVMERAPHLSFRDQYRFDAEGKTVAAHLTRSAVEPLLALCAQLGGGDGRDLVESFAAHHPSDRIQFSALTALASAQVSLEDRLAVFERGSRDANPFIARMAARHCAAVEAGRPWIQRSVH